Proteins encoded together in one Labeo rohita strain BAU-BD-2019 chromosome 21, IGBB_LRoh.1.0, whole genome shotgun sequence window:
- the st6galnac6 gene encoding alpha-N-acetylgalactosaminide alpha-2,6-sialyltransferase 6 produces the protein MRLRFVDKQWQQGQRMVIYGAVFLIMTLLILYSSNSSADLYSSFKVTEFHHAIKHTNLKKWAGKEGYVPVYGNKSMNLHCRQCALVTSSSHVLGTHAGDEIDRTECIIRMNDAPTTGYESDVGNRTSVRVVAHSSVFRVVRKPAEFLNRTESPAIIFWGPSTKIGRDAKGTLYRLIQRVSMTYSNLSFFFIPPGKMQKFDTLFQKETGRDRKKSQSWLSTGWFTMVIAIEMCDNIKVYGMVPPNHCGKHPQPKRLPYHYYKPRGPDECVTYLQNERGRRGSHHRFITEKQVFARWAKQYNISYSHPTW, from the exons ATGAGACTGCGGTTTGTAGATAAA CAATGGCAGCAGGGGCAGCGGATGGTGATTTATGGGGCGGTCTTCCTCATCATGACCCTCCTCATCCTCTACAGCTCCAACAGCTCAGCTGATCTTTACAGCTCCTTTAAAGTCACAGAGTTTCACCACGCCATCAAACACACCAACCTTAAGAAATGGGCCGGGAAGGAGGGATATGTTCCTGTTTATGGCAACAAG AGCATGAACCTGCACTGCCGTCAGTGTGCATTAGTGACCAGCTCTAGTCACGTGTTGGGGACTCACGCCGGAGACGAGATCGACCGTACGGAGTGCATCATCCGCATGAACGATGCCCCGACCACTGGCTACGAATCGGACGTGGGGAACCGGACCAGCGTGCGCGTTGTGGCTCATTCCAGCGTATTCCGGGTGGTTCGCAAACCTGCCGAGTTCCTTAATCGCACAGAGAGCCCTGCCATCATATTCTGGGGCCCGTCGACGAAGATCGGCCGTGACGCAAAGGGAACGCTGTACCGGCTGATCCAGAGAGTCAGTATGACCTACAGTAACCTGTCCTTCTTCTTCATTCCACCCGGCAAAATGCAAAAGTTTGACACGCTGTTTCAGAAAGAGACCGGCCGAGACAG aaaaaagtCTCAGTCCTGGTTAAGCACGGGCTGGTTTACCATGGTCATTGCAATAGAGATGTGTGACAACATAAAGGTTTACGGGATGGTGCCGCCAAACCATTGTGg GAAGCATCCTCAGCCCAAACGGCTGCCCTACCACTATTACAAACCCAGAGGTCCAGACGAGTGTGTGACGTACCTCCAGAACGAAAGAGGGCGCCGTGGATCACACCACCGCTTCATCACTGAGAAACAGGTATTTGCGCGCTGGGCCAAGCAGTACAACATCAGCTACAGCCACCCAACGTGGTGA
- the st6galnac4 gene encoding alpha-N-acetyl-neuraminyl-2,3-beta-galactosyl-1,3-N-acetyl-galactosaminide alpha-2,6-sialyltransferase: MKSLRILWICLLLLAVCLLIWYNLVMRSRLAIRTGLRGYVRVHPNTRSMPYFLDFRCGRCAVVSSSGHVLSSGRGQEIDRQDCVIRMNVAPTLGYEVDVGNRTSLRVVSHTSVPHLVRQQGHFFGREAETRYVIWGPEKNMRQDGKGKTFNALVMLARKYQRTHIYTATRDKVQHCDNVFQNETGKNRMKSGAFLSTGFFTMILALEMCDSILVYGMTDGSYCSNANHSFVPYHYYEPSRLDECRMYRAHEHAKRGGHRFITEKLIYSRWASQGKLQFVYPSWSAQEHQQD, translated from the exons ATGAAATCCCTG CGGATTCTCTGGATCTGCCTCCTCCTCCTCGCTGTGTGTCTGCTAATATGGTACAATCTTGTGATGAGGTCTAGACTTGCCATCAGAACAGGCCTGCGTGGTTACGTGAGGGTTCATCCCAACACTCGCTCAATGCCATAC TTCCTGGACTTCCGCTGTGGCCGCTGTGCCGTGGTGTCCAGTTCCGGGCACGTGCTGAGCAGTGGACGGGGTCAGGAGATCGACCGACAGGACTGTGTGATCCGGATGAACGTGGCGCCCACGCTCGGGTACGAGGTCGATGTGGGGAACAGGACCAGTTTGCGTGTGGTCTCTCACACCAGCGTGCCACACCTGGTACGGCAGCAGGGCCATTTCTTCGGGCGAGAGGCGGAAACTAGATACGTCATTTGGGGCCCTGAGAAAAACATGAGACAGGATGGAAAGGGGAAAACCTTCAATGCACTAGTGATGCTGGCTAGGAAGTATCAACGTACACACATCTACACCGCCACCAGAGACAAGGTTCAGCACTGTGACAACGTCTTTCAAAACGAGACGGGCAAAAACAG GATGAAATCGGGGGCATTTCTCAGTACAGGGTTTTTTACAATGATTTTGGCTCTGGAGATGTGTGACAGTATTTTGGTTTATGGAATGACAGATGGCTCTTACTGCAG TAACGCCAACCACTCGTTTGTGCCGTACCACTACTACGAGCCGTCCCGTCTGGATGAGTGCCGCATGTACCGCGCTCACGAACACGCCAAGAGGGGCGGCCATCGCTTCATCACAGAGAAACTCATTTACAGCCGTTGGGCGTCTCAGGGGAAGCTGCAGTTTGTTTACCCATCCTGGTCAGCGCAGGAACATCAGCAAGACTAG
- the miga2 gene encoding mitoguardin 2, with amino-acid sequence MSIRSAEGMSIMQALAMTVAEIPVFLYSTFGQSIFSQLKLSPSLKKVLFATALGSVALALTAHQLKRRGRKRKQAVSKEAQKPVGIPEQLLRTSRPASLKRGPVPGRQMMSPSTRSNDTLSGVSSLAQSKHSSSSHSIASMRVPSSPNQSVNTGMAWEAEPVAEEPGVGEDANAENLYLMGMELFEEALRKWELALNIRHRAHSHASGSNSLAAQGSELVERHSPELHNHQFAEKLETLLHRAYHLQEDFGSTIPPESLLADLESEATLILPTIGSSHPIQDDDAMTVTSDDSFFSAAELFETFSLEDTYHSLKPAALYEEALSLVKDGSVACRSLRTELLECYSDQDFLAKLHCVRQAFQVLLLDETHRMFFMDTGKQMISGLLAKANKSPKAFLESYEDMLQYTQREETWPVTKMELEGRGVVCMNFFDIVLDFILMDAFEDLESPPSSVVAVLRNRWLSDSFKETALATACWSVLKAKRRLLMVPDGFIAHFYAISEHVSPVLAFGFLGPRQHLSEVCTIFKQQIVQYLKDMFDHDKVRFTSVPSLAEDILSLSHRRADILVGYLGIDSLPETNGALPKSPSQANSEHPDASGQQD; translated from the exons ATGTCAATCAGAAGTGCGGAGGGCATGTCCATCATGCAGGCCTTAGCCATGACAGTGGCTGAGATACCTGTGTTCCTGTATTCCACCTTTGGACAG TCTATATTCTCTCAGCTGAAGTTGAGCCCTAGTCTAAAGAAGGTGCTGTTTGCCACGGCTCTGGGCAGCGTCGCTCTGGCACTGACCGCACATCAGTTAAAGAGACGGGGCAGGAAGAGGAAGCAGGCAGTCAGTAAAGAAGCGCAGAAACCTGTGGGCATCCCAGAACAGCTGCTCCGAACTAGCCGGCCAGCCTCGCTCAAGAGAG GTCCGGTTCCAGGGCGTCAGATGATGAGCCCCAGCACCCGCAGTAATGACACTCTCAGTGGCGTCTCATCTCTCGCTCAGAGCAAACACTCGAGCTCTTCACACAGCATCGCCTCT ATGCGAGTCCCCTCCTCTCCCAACCAATCGGTGAACACTGGGATGGCGTGGGAGGCGGAGCCAGTGGCAGAGGAGCCGGGAGTCGGAGAGGATGCCAATGCTGAGAATCTCTAtctcatgg GGATGGAGCTGTTTGAGGAAGCCCTGCGCAAATGGGAACTTGCTTTAAACATCAGGCACAGAGCTCATTCCCATGCATCTGGATCAAACAGTCTCGCCGCGCAAGGATCAGAACTCGTGGAGCGTCATTCG CCTGAGCTTCACAATCATCAGTTTGCGGAGAAGCTTGAGACTCTCCTGCACCGAGCCTATCATCTACAGGAAGACTTCGGCAGCACCATACCGCCTGAAAGCCTCCTCGCTGACCTAG AGAGTGAAGCGACGCTGATCCTGCCCACAATAGGGAGTTCCCATCCCATCCAAGATGACGATGCCATGACAGTCACGTCGGATGACTCATTTTTCTCTGCTGCTGAG CTGTTTGAGACATTCTCTCTAGAGGACACATATCATTCGCTCAAGCCGGCAGCGTTGTATGAGGAAGCCCTGAGTTTGGTGAAAGATGGAAGCGTGGCCTGCAGATCACTGAG AACTGAACTTCTGGAGTGCTACAGCGACCAGGACTTCCTCGCCAAACTGCACTGCGTTCGCCAGGCCTTCCAG GTGCTGCTGCTTGATGAGACACACAGGATGTTTTTCATGGATACAGGGAAGCAGATGATATCGGGACTTCTGGCCAAAGCCAACAAG AGTCCAAAGGCGTTTCTGGAGAGTTATGAAGACATGCTGCAGTacacacagagagaagagaCGTGGCCCGTCACCAAGATGGAGCTGGAAGGACGAggg GTGGTCTGTATGAACTTCTTTGACATTGTGCTGGACTTTATCCTCATGGATGCGTTTGAAGATCTGGAAAGTCCTCCGTCTTCAGTGGTCGCTGTTCTAAGGAACCGATGGCTGTCGGACAGTTTCAAAGAGACG GCATTGGCTACAGCCTGTTGGTCTGTGCTAAAAGCCAAAAGGAGGTTGTTAATG GTTCCCGATGGTTTTATCGCCCATTTCTATGCCATCTCTGAACACGTGAGTCCAGTTCTGGCTTTTGGGTTTCTAGGCCCCCGACAGCACCTCAGTGAGGTGTGCACCATATTCAAG CAACAGATTGTTCAGTATCTGAAGGACATGTTTGACCACGATAAGGTGCGTTTCACGTCCGTCCCGTCTCTGGCTGAAGACATCCTCAGTCTGTCCCACAGACGGGCGGATATCCTAGTGGGATACCTGGGCATTGACAGTCTACCTGAGACTAATGGAGCTTTACCCAAGAGCCCCAGCCAAGCCAACAGCGAGCATCCGGACGCCAGCGGACAGCAGGACTGA